The following proteins are encoded in a genomic region of Macellibacteroides fermentans:
- a CDS encoding precorrin-2 C(20)-methyltransferase: MQTPVYFVSLGPGDPELITLKALNILRQSHSIFYPATRTRQGEVISRAADILRALDIPESALCPFILPMSKDRSLAHQAYDGVYEEVVKLYDGQKKIAIVAEGDAGFYSSIHYIQDRLKDAGLTSHRVAGVPAFIAAGALGGIHVVKQEEKLVVLPGVVTAEELDGYLTSGVTVVIMKLSQCAGMLPAFIQEHDGYQYHYFEQVGTAKEYYSDKREEIAGSGFPYFSLLIIKP; this comes from the coding sequence ATGCAAACTCCCGTATATTTCGTTTCACTGGGTCCGGGCGACCCCGAACTGATCACGCTGAAGGCGCTGAATATCCTCCGGCAGTCTCATTCAATCTTTTATCCGGCTACCCGCACCCGGCAGGGAGAGGTGATTTCGCGTGCCGCCGATATCCTCCGGGCACTGGACATCCCGGAGTCGGCTTTATGCCCTTTCATCCTGCCCATGAGCAAGGACCGCAGTCTGGCCCATCAGGCCTATGACGGGGTATACGAGGAGGTGGTGAAGTTGTACGACGGACAAAAAAAGATTGCCATCGTTGCCGAAGGGGATGCGGGATTCTATTCGTCCATACATTATATACAAGACAGGCTGAAGGATGCCGGACTGACTTCCCATCGTGTTGCCGGTGTGCCTGCCTTTATTGCGGCCGGGGCATTGGGCGGCATCCATGTAGTTAAACAGGAAGAGAAACTGGTGGTGCTGCCGGGGGTGGTTACCGCCGAGGAGCTGGACGGGTATCTTACCAGCGGTGTAACGGTGGTGATTATGAAATTATCGCAATGCGCCGGGATGTTGCCTGCCTTTATACAGGAGCACGACGGTTATCAGTATCATTATTTCGAACAGGTGGGTACGGCAAAGGAATACTATTCGGATAAACGGGAGGAGATTGCCGGGAGTGGCTTTCCCTACTTTTCGTTGCTTATCATAAAGCCCTAA
- a CDS encoding ABC transporter substrate-binding protein produces the protein MKLFLAGLCFAALLLITGCHSNTKGTEVQSASALQDTTSSSLNPHHATGFKVTEGNGYHLLDIQDPQHEEGTSYHFALVPRGTKPEGIPADYTVIETPVRSVICMTALQLSNFITLEALDRVIGITSSRFLFNKEMKQRLKEGTTKKIGMEGNFDAEVIIQANPDLILISPFKRGGYDSLKELGIPLLPHLGYKEMTPLGQAEWIKCMGLLVGLESEAIARFETIEKRYNELLQLTAGVKKRPVVFSGELRGGNWYAVGGKSFLAQLFRDAGADYFLKDDTRSGGVTLDFETVYSQADKADFWRILNSYPGEFSYNALKAEDSRYADFRAFREKGVVYCNLRERAFYESSPTQPEVVLADLIRAFHPDLLPDHSPVYYELIK, from the coding sequence ATGAAGCTATTCCTTGCCGGTCTGTGTTTTGCTGCACTATTGTTGATAACCGGCTGCCACTCAAATACGAAAGGAACCGAGGTGCAGTCGGCTTCCGCCCTGCAGGATACCACCTCTTCATCCCTCAATCCGCACCACGCAACCGGGTTTAAGGTTACCGAAGGCAACGGCTACCACCTGCTCGATATACAGGATCCGCAGCACGAAGAAGGTACCTCCTACCATTTTGCTTTGGTGCCGAGGGGAACCAAACCCGAAGGCATTCCGGCCGACTATACCGTAATCGAAACGCCGGTGCGCAGTGTAATCTGCATGACCGCCCTTCAGCTGTCCAACTTCATCACCCTGGAGGCGTTGGACCGGGTAATCGGCATCACCAGCAGCCGTTTTCTGTTCAACAAGGAGATGAAACAGCGGCTTAAAGAGGGAACAACGAAAAAGATAGGCATGGAGGGAAACTTCGATGCCGAGGTAATTATACAGGCCAATCCGGACCTGATCCTGATCTCGCCCTTCAAACGCGGCGGATACGATTCGCTCAAGGAGCTGGGTATTCCTTTGCTGCCCCATCTGGGATACAAAGAGATGACACCCCTGGGTCAGGCCGAGTGGATCAAATGCATGGGACTGCTGGTGGGCTTGGAAAGCGAGGCCATCGCCCGGTTCGAAACCATCGAAAAACGTTACAACGAATTATTGCAGCTTACCGCCGGTGTTAAAAAGCGTCCGGTCGTGTTCAGCGGCGAACTACGGGGCGGCAACTGGTATGCCGTGGGCGGCAAAAGTTTCCTTGCCCAGCTGTTCCGCGATGCGGGAGCCGACTACTTCCTGAAGGATGACACCCGTTCGGGCGGGGTTACGCTGGACTTCGAGACTGTTTATAGTCAGGCGGACAAAGCCGACTTCTGGCGGATACTGAACAGCTATCCCGGCGAATTCTCCTATAACGCCCTCAAAGCAGAAGATTCGCGGTATGCCGACTTTCGGGCTTTCCGCGAAAAGGGGGTGGTTTACTGCAACCTGCGCGAAAGGGCCTTTTACGAATCGTCGCCCACACAACCCGAAGTGGTACTGGCCGATCTGATCCGGGCGTTCCATCCGGACCTGCTGCCCGATCATTCTCCGGTTTATTACGAACTGATAAAATAA
- a CDS encoding iron ABC transporter permease, with amino-acid sequence MKRPTTLFMLLIVASVFLFFMLNLLLGSVAIPLKSVWHILMHTGDEPQVWQNIILKSRVPQSLTALVAGAGLAISGLQMQTVFRNPLAGPSVLGISSGASLGVAFVVLLSGSLGGVALSKLGYVGEIALSVAAIAGALSIMALIVYVSQKVKGNVTLLIIGVMIGYVANAIIGVLKYFSVEEDIRAYVIWGLGSFSRVSGDQVILFVILMSALIPLSFLLIKTMNLMLLGDGYARNLGLNIRRSRLLVITSSGVLVAIVTAYCGPIVFLGLAVPHLCRAIFHTSDHRILMPAVLFAGASLALVCNLIARMPGLEGALPVNSVTALVGAPVVASVLFRKRKDDLNE; translated from the coding sequence ATGAAGCGACCTACCACCCTGTTCATGCTGTTGATTGTGGCATCCGTCTTTCTGTTCTTCATGCTTAACCTGCTGTTGGGCTCGGTTGCCATTCCCCTTAAGTCGGTTTGGCATATCTTGATGCACACCGGCGACGAACCGCAGGTGTGGCAGAACATCATCCTTAAGTCGCGGGTGCCGCAGTCGCTCACCGCCCTTGTGGCAGGAGCGGGACTGGCCATCAGCGGGCTGCAGATGCAGACCGTATTCCGCAATCCCCTGGCAGGTCCCTCGGTATTGGGTATCAGCTCCGGAGCCAGTCTGGGGGTAGCCTTCGTGGTACTGCTGTCCGGCAGTCTGGGCGGGGTAGCCCTCAGCAAACTTGGTTATGTAGGCGAAATCGCCTTGTCGGTCGCCGCCATTGCCGGTGCCCTCTCCATCATGGCCCTCATTGTTTACGTATCGCAGAAGGTGAAGGGCAACGTCACCCTGCTAATCATCGGAGTGATGATCGGCTATGTGGCCAACGCCATAATCGGGGTGCTGAAGTATTTCAGCGTGGAAGAGGATATCCGGGCGTATGTAATATGGGGACTGGGCAGCTTTTCGCGGGTGTCGGGCGATCAGGTCATCCTCTTCGTCATCCTCATGTCGGCGCTTATCCCGCTCTCCTTCCTGCTTATCAAAACAATGAACCTCATGTTGCTGGGTGATGGCTATGCACGTAACCTGGGACTAAACATACGGCGTTCCCGACTGCTGGTAATCACCTCGTCGGGTGTACTGGTCGCCATCGTAACAGCCTACTGCGGACCGATAGTCTTCCTTGGTCTGGCGGTTCCGCACCTGTGCCGGGCCATCTTCCATACCTCGGACCACCGCATCCTGATGCCCGCCGTATTATTTGCCGGAGCCTCCCTTGCACTGGTCTGCAACCTCATTGCCCGCATGCCGGGACTGGAAGGAGCGCTGCCCGTCAATTCGGTGACTGCCCTGGTGGGTGCACCCGTGGTAGCCTCGGTATTATTTAGAAAACGTAAAGACGACCTCAATGAGTAA
- a CDS encoding ABC transporter ATP-binding protein translates to MSKHANLHTIQLCSLSIGYAGKKQTKVVAQDINASIHGGELTCLLGANGAGKSTLLRTLSAFQPKLNGQTRVMGKEIGLYTDKELATIIGVVLTDKCDVRNMTVEELVGMGRSPYTGFWGRLRGRDREIVKESISLVKIENLTHRMVHTLSDGERQKVMIAKVLAQETPVIFLDEPTAFLDFPSKVEIMQLLHRLTRQTGKTIFLSTHDMELALQLADKIWLMDKEGGIATGTPEDLSLDGSLSGFFARKGIVFDTEIGLFRIDNQYDAQIRLTGHGQKFAMARKALQRNGILAGRTLESDYYIETANLQTPGYVFCTPTGVRIPVATIEALLETVEQYRTQLQPTH, encoded by the coding sequence ATGAGTAAGCACGCAAATTTACATACCATCCAGCTCTGTTCCCTTTCCATAGGCTATGCCGGAAAGAAGCAGACCAAAGTTGTGGCACAAGATATAAACGCATCCATCCACGGAGGCGAACTTACCTGCCTGCTGGGAGCCAACGGGGCAGGCAAATCCACCCTGCTGCGCACACTTTCTGCCTTCCAGCCCAAGCTGAATGGGCAGACCCGGGTGATGGGGAAGGAGATAGGCTTGTATACCGATAAGGAGCTGGCCACCATAATAGGTGTGGTGCTGACCGATAAATGCGATGTACGCAATATGACTGTTGAGGAGTTGGTGGGCATGGGGCGTAGTCCCTATACCGGCTTCTGGGGCAGGTTGCGGGGCCGCGACCGCGAGATCGTGAAAGAATCCATCTCGCTGGTCAAGATCGAGAACCTTACCCACCGGATGGTACATACCCTGAGCGACGGCGAAAGACAGAAGGTGATGATTGCCAAAGTACTGGCACAGGAAACGCCGGTAATCTTCCTGGACGAACCCACCGCCTTCCTCGATTTTCCCAGTAAGGTGGAGATCATGCAACTGCTGCACCGCCTTACGCGGCAGACAGGCAAAACCATTTTCCTGTCCACCCACGATATGGAGCTGGCCTTGCAGTTGGCGGACAAGATCTGGCTGATGGACAAGGAGGGAGGTATTGCCACCGGCACCCCCGAAGACCTGTCGCTGGACGGCAGCCTGAGCGGATTCTTTGCCCGCAAAGGCATAGTATTCGATACCGAGATAGGCCTGTTCCGCATAGACAACCAATACGACGCACAGATCCGGTTAACCGGTCACGGACAGAAATTCGCCATGGCCCGCAAAGCCCTGCAGCGTAACGGAATATTAGCCGGACGAACCCTCGAATCTGACTACTACATTGAAACCGCCAACCTGCAAACCCCCGGCTATGTGTTCTGCACCCCTACGGGAGTCCGCATACCCGTTGCCACCATCGAAGCCCTGCTCGAAACGGTGGAACAATACCGCACCCAGCTGCAACCAACCCATTAA
- a CDS encoding HU family DNA-binding protein → MSAKYRLVENPPASRKEGVTELHARIVASRTATMDDLAEEISTISSFSPGDIKGLLTSFSEVIIRRLKNGENVNLEELGYYSVSLECPKGVTSDKQIRSASVRFKNVNFRCSAKMKDSLKSMTLEREPSKKKQRFSAEQRMKHIQNYLQSNRTVTSSQCCAFNQCSHFSTMSDLRALINAEKVEKLGYGKNVLYMLRQNTNDR, encoded by the coding sequence ATGAGTGCTAAATATCGGTTGGTTGAGAATCCTCCTGCGTCGAGGAAAGAGGGTGTTACTGAGTTGCATGCGCGTATCGTTGCTTCGCGTACGGCTACGATGGATGATCTGGCAGAAGAGATTTCAACTATCTCTTCTTTTTCGCCGGGGGACATCAAAGGGTTGCTGACTAGTTTTAGTGAGGTGATTATACGCCGCCTCAAAAATGGGGAGAATGTGAATCTGGAAGAGCTAGGGTACTACTCGGTCTCGCTGGAGTGCCCCAAAGGGGTTACCAGTGATAAACAGATACGGTCGGCTTCGGTCCGTTTCAAAAACGTGAATTTCCGTTGCTCGGCTAAGATGAAGGATAGTCTGAAGTCAATGACCCTGGAGCGGGAACCTTCAAAGAAAAAACAACGTTTTTCGGCCGAACAACGGATGAAGCATATACAGAACTACCTTCAATCCAATCGTACAGTTACCTCCTCGCAATGTTGTGCCTTCAATCAGTGTTCGCATTTTAGTACCATGAGTGATTTACGTGCTCTTATAAATGCTGAAAAAGTAGAGAAACTAGGCTACGGGAAGAATGTTTTATATATGCTGCGCCAGAATACCAATGACAGATGA
- a CDS encoding DUF1819 family protein, translating to MEHSPKHYNFSFTAGAALLQETVTIAQTLLETNFDWDKTKQEINNNNLLQKDKRQTSTRQFSLVKFRLEQLSKQQIKMLCSESMPDKKIMVILSIIKSHPLVFDFIAETIRSKYFAFDYKLTYADYNAFINEKQAEHPELNSITEGTAKKIRQMVFKILEQTELIDSVKSGTIKKPYVSPQLEQVIVKDNPFLLAALLYNNEEIILATQKHHA from the coding sequence ATGGAACATTCTCCTAAACACTATAATTTCTCTTTTACTGCAGGTGCCGCTTTATTACAAGAAACGGTTACCATCGCTCAGACACTTTTGGAAACCAATTTCGATTGGGACAAAACGAAACAAGAAATTAACAACAACAATTTGCTTCAAAAAGATAAAAGGCAAACCAGTACGCGTCAGTTTTCCTTGGTGAAGTTTCGGTTGGAGCAACTCTCCAAACAACAAATTAAGATGCTCTGTTCGGAATCCATGCCGGACAAGAAAATCATGGTAATTCTTTCAATTATTAAGTCTCATCCATTGGTATTCGATTTTATTGCAGAGACCATTCGATCCAAATATTTTGCGTTCGATTATAAGTTGACCTATGCCGACTATAATGCATTTATCAACGAAAAACAGGCGGAGCATCCGGAACTAAACAGCATAACCGAGGGTACTGCAAAAAAGATACGGCAGATGGTATTTAAAATTCTTGAGCAGACAGAGCTGATCGATTCGGTTAAATCCGGTACTATCAAGAAGCCGTATGTTTCACCCCAATTGGAACAGGTAATAGTAAAAGATAATCCTTTTTTACTGGCAGCCCTGCTTTACAACAACGAAGAAATTATATTAGCAACCCAAAAACACCATGCGTAA
- a CDS encoding DUF1788 domain-containing protein, giving the protein MRKKVNIGQLFEETFLKLSSPTFGEGLGGELPIYIQPVPIEQYDEVEIQIPFLIKRLNEVNKSTIEINLYNLCIEMLRESDTLDIILESEKEIDHQILVETLDSILNIDDVIQKIVNQIEASNQVPSIVVFTGVGNAYPMLRSHSILNNIHGLAGDIRFVLIFPGSYNNQQLSLFDCIHDENYYRAHNLNNVTREI; this is encoded by the coding sequence ATGCGTAAAAAGGTCAACATAGGTCAGCTTTTTGAGGAAACTTTTCTCAAATTGTCTTCTCCAACCTTTGGAGAAGGGCTGGGTGGCGAACTGCCCATATATATTCAGCCCGTACCCATCGAACAATATGATGAAGTAGAAATACAGATCCCTTTTCTTATTAAACGGCTCAACGAAGTAAATAAATCAACCATCGAGATTAACCTGTACAATCTATGTATTGAAATGTTACGGGAGAGTGATACGTTGGATATCATTTTGGAATCCGAAAAAGAGATCGATCATCAAATATTGGTAGAGACATTGGATAGCATCTTGAATATTGACGATGTTATTCAAAAAATTGTAAACCAGATAGAAGCTAGTAACCAGGTTCCATCCATTGTAGTATTTACAGGGGTTGGCAATGCGTACCCCATGCTGCGTTCGCATTCAATACTGAATAATATTCATGGATTAGCTGGAGATATACGCTTTGTTTTAATTTTCCCCGGTAGTTATAACAACCAGCAACTTTCGCTTTTTGACTGTATTCACGATGAAAATTATTACCGGGCCCATAATTTGAATAATGTTACCCGAGAAATATAA
- the brxC gene encoding BREX system P-loop protein BrxC, producing MKQQNIYLKDITRHIEGVIKAGDENNISTEINEYVITAELAGKSKPGGMLPGLFNQLAQQNFNQCVWISGDFGSGKSHLLKILSYVLENRLVDNNYCAELFAEKAKDIDFELEGNIRRAAKIPTQCILFNIQANHDGIASNIKIDPILNVFLKVFNEKLGYDKTKPALAEIERHIDRKGKLQFLYDEYRRRFGKEWIEARKNTALQPQKLGEIYAEIEGVSVESATQTIQDAFKTYTLDIDGFADMIKAYLDTQTVGSRLIFCVDEVGQFIANDVQRMLSLQTIAEALVTKTAGRAFMMVTSQVDINATIGDLNKQQKHDFSRIQGRFSLKIPLTSANADEVIQKRILLKNEAGNEYLAKVFEREQNNIKVFFNFGESSQFKTEYRTVQRFQNTFPFMAYQFDLLQQSIIELNKNNAFIGNQQSVGERSMLAITQQIAKEYKDKDLDHFVQFGDMFTGIRDILQVKIQSDILQAERSLGNELALKVLKALFLVKYVKGFHSTVDNITKIMLPTFHVDFIEFKEQIQVALNKLEQQSYIERAAGDEYHFLTNEEKDIENAIKSTDLAPDAAGKELSKILFTEIYSEPKIRINNNTRLNYSYGRFIDEVQDGREQDFYLHFFTPMAENQYTDSATLLIKSMQYSSHLIVALGEDKTLGRDLIMYLKAEKCLNFIQSAAADEYKRQIIIDKRKLNAERRREVVLRMQELISDARLYIAGQELTDITARDIRLRISGGLQQLVTSVYTNLRLLTKDYDENTLRTICNDSHATDAFGYQLEECDSEVLGFINRNKQNSVRSTVKGVVDLFKSKPYGWYDLATVCILAKLFKMNKLSFRYDGSMLEDRDLVNYLTASARQANIIIDLEEAIPESQVRKLKTLFQNYFGRPCTQTEAKAIHKEFIEALAVVNAELLSLKNRYHYKFTDSLIQPIDQLQAYCKFTHPYVYTHLQQVEDKLLDDKEDILDPVTNFVNGPQFAIFEQIVAIKQGNQANLKYVDEQLKETIEKVYVSPKPWTLMKDAREAVDQIAKEIEERRGKEKQQTLAAIQDKKSALQSLDAFHSLEKDKQSQLIQAYEHLEVSLNTERYVGNIITTRTYQLAETHTFCIEKLNDWTALNVAEHNEPYIVKNKQVGDKTPDIDVADSSKQKPRITVQREKALNVPFSKRVLSTPQDVDAYVNAIRENMMKIINDDKSIML from the coding sequence ATGAAACAACAAAATATTTACTTAAAAGACATCACCCGCCATATTGAAGGAGTGATTAAAGCTGGTGACGAGAACAACATCAGTACCGAAATAAATGAATATGTAATTACAGCCGAACTGGCAGGTAAGAGTAAACCCGGCGGTATGTTACCCGGATTATTCAACCAATTGGCTCAACAGAATTTTAATCAATGCGTGTGGATCTCGGGCGACTTTGGAAGCGGTAAATCTCATTTGCTGAAAATCCTTTCGTACGTTCTTGAGAACCGCTTGGTAGATAACAACTATTGTGCGGAGCTTTTTGCCGAAAAAGCAAAGGATATCGACTTTGAATTGGAAGGAAATATCAGGCGGGCTGCCAAAATACCCACACAATGTATTTTGTTTAATATACAGGCTAACCATGACGGGATAGCCAGCAACATTAAAATTGATCCCATATTGAATGTTTTTCTTAAAGTGTTCAATGAAAAGTTGGGATACGATAAAACCAAGCCTGCCCTGGCAGAAATAGAACGCCATATCGACCGGAAAGGTAAGTTGCAATTTTTGTATGATGAATATCGCCGCAGGTTTGGCAAAGAATGGATTGAAGCACGTAAAAATACGGCTTTACAGCCACAGAAACTAGGTGAGATTTATGCCGAAATTGAAGGTGTTTCAGTAGAAAGTGCCACCCAGACCATACAAGATGCCTTTAAAACCTATACGCTGGATATTGATGGTTTTGCCGATATGATTAAAGCCTATCTGGATACACAAACAGTTGGCTCACGTTTGATATTTTGTGTGGACGAAGTGGGGCAATTCATCGCTAACGATGTGCAACGGATGCTTAGTTTGCAAACCATAGCCGAAGCGCTTGTAACCAAAACCGCCGGGCGTGCTTTTATGATGGTTACTTCGCAGGTAGATATTAATGCAACGATAGGCGATTTGAATAAGCAACAGAAACACGACTTTTCACGTATACAGGGGCGTTTCAGTTTGAAAATTCCTTTGACCAGTGCCAACGCCGACGAGGTGATTCAAAAACGTATTTTGTTGAAAAACGAAGCGGGAAACGAATACCTGGCTAAGGTGTTTGAACGGGAACAAAACAATATCAAGGTGTTTTTTAATTTTGGCGAAAGCAGTCAATTCAAAACGGAATACCGTACGGTACAGCGGTTTCAAAATACATTCCCGTTTATGGCGTATCAGTTTGATCTGTTGCAGCAATCCATTATCGAACTAAATAAAAACAATGCTTTTATTGGAAATCAGCAATCGGTGGGCGAACGGTCTATGTTGGCCATTACCCAACAGATAGCCAAAGAATATAAAGACAAGGATTTGGACCATTTTGTTCAGTTTGGCGATATGTTTACAGGTATCCGCGACATTCTGCAGGTAAAAATTCAAAGCGATATTCTGCAGGCCGAACGCTCATTGGGTAACGAGTTGGCATTGAAGGTGCTAAAGGCTCTATTCCTGGTTAAATATGTAAAAGGATTCCACTCTACAGTAGATAATATCACTAAAATTATGTTGCCTACCTTCCATGTAGATTTTATTGAATTCAAAGAACAGATACAGGTTGCATTAAATAAACTCGAGCAACAATCCTATATCGAAAGAGCTGCAGGAGACGAATATCACTTTCTTACCAACGAAGAGAAAGATATAGAGAATGCGATTAAAAGTACCGATCTTGCTCCGGATGCAGCAGGGAAAGAGCTGTCTAAAATCTTGTTTACTGAAATATACAGTGAACCCAAAATTCGCATTAACAACAACACCCGGCTTAACTATTCATACGGACGATTTATCGATGAGGTGCAAGACGGAAGGGAACAAGATTTTTATCTGCATTTCTTTACGCCCATGGCAGAAAATCAATATACGGATAGTGCCACTTTGCTGATAAAGTCCATGCAATATTCAAGCCATTTGATTGTAGCTTTGGGCGAAGACAAAACGTTGGGACGCGACTTGATAATGTATTTAAAAGCAGAGAAATGTTTGAATTTCATTCAGTCGGCTGCAGCCGACGAGTACAAAAGGCAAATTATAATTGACAAGCGCAAGCTAAATGCCGAGCGCCGTCGCGAGGTTGTACTTCGCATGCAGGAATTAATCTCGGACGCACGTTTGTATATTGCCGGACAAGAACTTACAGATATCACAGCACGCGATATACGCCTTCGTATTTCGGGAGGTCTGCAACAGTTGGTAACAAGTGTATATACTAATTTACGTCTGCTTACTAAAGATTACGACGAAAATACCCTCCGCACCATATGTAACGATAGTCACGCAACCGATGCTTTTGGCTATCAGCTGGAAGAGTGCGACAGCGAAGTGCTTGGTTTTATAAACCGCAACAAACAAAACAGTGTGCGAAGCACGGTAAAAGGGGTGGTAGATTTATTCAAATCGAAACCTTACGGCTGGTACGACCTGGCTACGGTTTGTATTCTGGCCAAGCTCTTTAAGATGAATAAGCTTTCGTTTCGGTACGATGGCTCTATGCTGGAAGATCGCGATTTGGTAAACTACCTTACAGCATCTGCCCGTCAGGCAAATATCATAATAGACTTGGAGGAAGCCATCCCCGAATCGCAGGTGCGCAAATTGAAAACCCTTTTCCAGAATTATTTTGGCAGACCTTGTACTCAAACGGAGGCTAAAGCGATTCATAAAGAGTTTATAGAGGCACTTGCTGTAGTAAACGCTGAGCTTTTATCATTAAAAAATCGTTATCATTATAAATTTACCGATTCGCTTATTCAGCCCATCGATCAACTACAAGCCTATTGTAAGTTTACCCACCCGTATGTTTATACTCATTTGCAGCAGGTAGAGGATAAATTGCTTGATGACAAAGAAGACATTCTGGATCCGGTTACAAATTTCGTAAACGGCCCCCAGTTTGCTATTTTTGAACAGATTGTGGCTATTAAACAAGGGAATCAAGCAAATCTGAAATATGTAGACGAACAGCTGAAAGAGACTATCGAAAAGGTATATGTATCACCAAAACCGTGGACATTAATGAAGGATGCCCGCGAAGCGGTTGATCAGATTGCAAAAGAAATTGAAGAGCGGCGGGGAAAAGAAAAGCAGCAAACATTAGCAGCCATTCAAGACAAGAAATCGGCTTTGCAAAGTCTGGATGCCTTCCATAGTTTGGAAAAAGATAAACAATCCCAATTGATACAAGCCTACGAACATCTGGAAGTGAGCCTTAACACAGAACGCTATGTTGGGAATATCATAACTACCCGCACGTATCAGCTGGCAGAAACCCATACCTTTTGCATTGAAAAACTAAATGACTGGACGGCTCTGAATGTGGCAGAACACAATGAGCCCTATATCGTGAAAAATAAACAAGTTGGAGATAAAACACCGGATATTGATGTTGCCGATTCTTCCAAACAAAAGCCCCGTATTACCGTACAACGCGAAAAAGCCCTGAATGTACCCTTCAGCAAAAGGGTGCTGTCTACTCCGCAAGACGTAGATGCTTATGTAAATGCAATACGTGAGAATATGATGAAGATTATCAACGACGACAAGAGCATTATGCTTTAG